In Desulfosediminicola ganghwensis, a single window of DNA contains:
- a CDS encoding Maf family protein translates to MIYRTLKPFVLASNSPRRKDFLTDLGLDFRIEAREIDESPLTAEDPTLYVERMAKRKASVVADLFPGEYVVAADTAVCLGETILGKPADEQDAVEMLLALSGRSHVVRSGICLLNRQLNREVVLSVATDVHFVEFDAAVARSYVKTGESLDKAGAYGIQGSGAFLVGRVSGSYTNVVGLPLAETINVLKNEKIIDSSIN, encoded by the coding sequence ATGATTTACAGAACTCTCAAACCATTTGTTCTCGCTTCAAATTCACCACGAAGAAAAGATTTTCTCACCGACCTGGGCCTGGATTTCAGGATTGAAGCTCGGGAGATAGATGAGTCGCCCCTGACAGCCGAAGACCCGACACTCTATGTGGAGCGAATGGCGAAGCGTAAGGCCTCTGTGGTGGCGGATCTCTTTCCGGGGGAATATGTGGTGGCGGCTGATACAGCGGTCTGTCTTGGTGAGACAATACTCGGCAAGCCAGCTGATGAGCAGGATGCGGTTGAAATGCTGTTGGCGCTTTCCGGTCGCAGCCATGTGGTTCGCTCCGGAATCTGTCTCCTGAACAGGCAGTTGAACAGGGAAGTAGTTCTGTCTGTGGCAACAGATGTACACTTTGTTGAGTTTGATGCAGCTGTTGCCAGAAGCTATGTGAAAACAGGTGAGTCTTTAGATAAGGCAGGCGCATACGGTATTCAGGGTAGTGGGGCTTTCCTTGTCGGGCGAGTTTCCGGTTCCTATACCAATGTGGTTGGGCTCCCCTTGGCTGAAACCATTAATGTCTTAAAAAATGAAAAGATTATAGACTCTTCAATCAATTAG
- a CDS encoding EAL domain-containing protein, with amino-acid sequence MGHTLGVKMLAEGVEILEQLNLVHDMGVDEAQGYVFAKPVSARKFLEMLKTWGNESSVLKMCGARTQPIIAFCGKSRYVHFPAYFYCILQKMNPPDMIMWHCLILYPCLELR; translated from the coding sequence ATGGGGCACACCCTTGGCGTCAAGATGCTGGCAGAAGGTGTGGAGATACTGGAGCAGTTGAACCTCGTTCACGATATGGGCGTGGACGAGGCTCAAGGGTACGTCTTTGCCAAGCCGGTTTCGGCCAGGAAGTTTTTGGAAATGCTCAAGACCTGGGGAAATGAGTCATCGGTATTAAAGATGTGTGGCGCCAGGACCCAACCAATTATAGCGTTCTGTGGGAAGTCTCGTTATGTTCACTTTCCAGCGTACTTTTATTGTATTCTGCAGAAAATGAACCCGCCCGATATGATCATGTGGCATTGCTTGATACTCTACCCATGCCTTGAACTGAGATAA
- a CDS encoding DUF362 domain-containing protein, whose amino-acid sequence MTSYQKKHQVILSRCPDYERARLGDTLNSVMSSLVLPQNTSGLRVLLKPNFVSSRGQEIACTNVEFLRAAAIWFRDHGAKVTIGDSPAFGSTRSVMDNYGMTDLLADIGCEPVNFSRPVVRVVGDGISLGIAREAFECDLLVNLPKLKAHNQMFVTGAVKNLFGTVVGIQKAGLHMRHGSSHDEFANILLELSEILPDNISLVDGIRVMHRSGPMDGDPLSLGCVGGAHSAVALDTALLSVLELPFDESPLWRVAAAAKHSGADPKSIDYVMEHPESFHGSGFRAPEGLNPIRFNPFRLMMSTIRKVKIALRG is encoded by the coding sequence ATGACTTCATACCAGAAAAAACACCAGGTTATTCTCAGCCGGTGCCCCGATTACGAACGGGCAAGACTCGGCGATACGTTGAATAGCGTTATGTCATCACTGGTATTACCGCAAAATACCAGCGGGTTGCGGGTGCTGCTTAAGCCCAATTTCGTCAGTAGCAGGGGGCAGGAAATTGCCTGCACCAACGTTGAGTTTTTACGGGCTGCTGCTATTTGGTTTAGAGACCATGGGGCGAAGGTCACAATTGGTGATTCTCCAGCCTTTGGTTCCACCAGATCAGTGATGGATAATTATGGTATGACTGATCTACTGGCGGATATCGGATGTGAACCCGTAAATTTCAGTCGTCCTGTCGTTCGTGTCGTCGGGGACGGCATTTCCCTGGGTATTGCCAGAGAGGCATTTGAATGTGATCTGCTGGTGAATCTGCCAAAGCTGAAAGCACACAACCAGATGTTTGTCACAGGTGCGGTGAAAAACCTGTTTGGAACAGTAGTGGGCATCCAAAAAGCCGGGTTGCATATGCGTCATGGTAGCTCACATGACGAGTTCGCCAATATTCTTCTGGAACTGTCGGAGATTTTGCCCGACAATATTTCATTGGTCGATGGCATCAGGGTTATGCATCGATCCGGCCCGATGGATGGAGATCCCTTGAGTCTCGGGTGTGTGGGCGGTGCTCATAGCGCGGTGGCTCTGGATACTGCCCTGTTGAGCGTTCTTGAACTGCCGTTCGATGAAAGCCCCCTTTGGCGGGTGGCAGCTGCGGCCAAACACTCTGGTGCAGATCCGAAAAGCATTGATTATGTCATGGAGCATCCCGAAAGCTTCCACGGTTCAGGGTTTCGGGCTCCGGAAGGATTGAATCCCATCCGATTCAATCCTTTTCGCCTTATGATGAGCACCATAAGAAAAGTGAAAATCGCTCTCCGCGGCTGA
- a CDS encoding B12-binding domain-containing radical SAM protein, with amino-acid sequence MIIKAQRQEKNNDLQSGRKIKLVALNAKFIHSCLALFYVRNELRRNYPEAEIEILQLTINDNMYESLLRITEDQPFGVFFSAAIWNSDKTEQLVRDVRNCLPDCRIVVGGPQAGVLSESLEQGLCSMVVGEFEGIDPAFYADLDSGELKPKYQGSFFKLPKRTLDYPFCEDDFEDHLKNRHIYYETSRGCPYACTYCLSAAERGLFHKDLEQVKAELLDILKYKPKVVRFVDRTFNDIPERAYAIWEFLIEQDCDTLFHFEIAPDRFSEEMHELLKKVEHGRFQFEIGIQSTNDETLTAIRRRIDKVAVHPIIKRLAELNTIHLHVDLILGLPYETEESFARSFADVFAMGAHYIQMGLLKILPDTPICHGADEYGYRHSSHPPYSIFANKWLNHEQVSELYWLCECVEKFYNNRYFVSFWAYLRLQDEDIYNFFSRLLEVGERSGFLHRALTQETLCSILYQLCQDRSDRELIVELLRYDWLRCGFRKLPDFLDIPENQEDMVTTRDLLFKELPDNFTGVFAYKNRNQFFKRSVFLKISNQAARFLQLDESGAQALRIAFLQEREKTLYGHNSVLSFPAS; translated from the coding sequence ATGATAATCAAGGCGCAACGCCAAGAAAAAAACAACGATCTTCAATCGGGCCGTAAAATCAAGTTGGTAGCCCTCAATGCCAAATTCATACATTCATGTCTGGCACTTTTTTATGTGCGCAATGAATTGCGCAGGAATTATCCCGAGGCAGAAATTGAAATTCTGCAGTTGACCATCAACGACAATATGTACGAAAGCCTTCTGCGAATCACAGAGGATCAGCCTTTTGGGGTCTTTTTCTCGGCAGCTATCTGGAACAGCGATAAAACAGAGCAGCTGGTGCGGGACGTGCGGAACTGTCTGCCGGATTGTCGGATCGTAGTCGGAGGCCCACAGGCAGGGGTGCTTTCGGAGAGCCTTGAACAAGGGCTGTGCAGTATGGTTGTGGGTGAGTTTGAGGGAATTGATCCCGCATTTTATGCTGATCTCGATAGCGGTGAACTCAAGCCGAAGTACCAGGGATCTTTTTTTAAGCTGCCAAAGAGGACACTTGATTATCCCTTTTGCGAAGATGATTTTGAGGATCACCTGAAAAACCGGCATATTTATTATGAGACATCAAGAGGTTGCCCCTATGCATGCACCTACTGCCTGTCAGCGGCTGAAAGAGGGCTTTTTCATAAGGATCTTGAGCAGGTAAAAGCTGAACTACTGGATATTCTCAAGTATAAACCGAAAGTTGTACGCTTTGTTGACAGAACCTTCAACGACATACCGGAGCGGGCCTACGCCATCTGGGAATTTCTTATCGAGCAGGATTGCGACACCCTGTTTCATTTCGAGATCGCACCGGATAGGTTTAGTGAAGAGATGCATGAACTGCTGAAAAAGGTGGAGCATGGGCGATTTCAGTTCGAGATCGGTATTCAGTCAACCAATGATGAGACGCTGACAGCTATCCGCAGACGTATTGATAAGGTGGCTGTGCACCCAATCATCAAGCGCCTGGCGGAGTTGAACACCATTCATCTTCATGTGGATCTCATCCTCGGCCTGCCATACGAGACCGAAGAAAGTTTTGCCAGGTCGTTTGCAGATGTTTTTGCCATGGGAGCCCACTATATTCAGATGGGGTTGTTGAAAATTTTACCAGACACGCCTATCTGCCATGGGGCTGATGAATATGGTTACCGACACAGCAGTCATCCACCATATTCGATATTTGCCAATAAATGGCTCAATCATGAGCAGGTCAGCGAACTGTACTGGTTGTGTGAGTGTGTGGAAAAATTTTATAATAATCGTTATTTTGTCTCGTTCTGGGCATATTTGCGCCTGCAGGATGAAGATATTTACAATTTTTTTAGCAGGTTACTTGAAGTGGGGGAGCGAAGCGGTTTTTTGCATCGAGCCTTGACCCAGGAGACCCTCTGTTCGATTCTGTATCAGCTCTGTCAGGATCGTTCAGATCGGGAACTGATTGTTGAGCTATTGCGATACGATTGGCTGCGTTGCGGCTTTCGAAAGCTTCCTGATTTTCTGGATATTCCTGAAAATCAGGAGGATATGGTCACAACCAGGGACCTGTTATTCAAAGAGTTACCAGACAATTTTACCGGAGTGTTTGCATATAAAAACCGAAATCAGTTTTTTAAGCGGTCGGTGTTTTTGAAAATTTCCAATCAGGCTGCGAGATTTCTGCAACTTGACGAAAGTGGTGCTCAGGCGTTGCGAATTGCATTTTTGCAGGAGCGCGAAAAGACTCTTTATGGGCACAATTCAGTTCTGAGTTTTCCGGCAAGCTGA
- a CDS encoding 3-phosphoglycerate dehydrogenase family protein — translation MRIKKLNVIAPEGLRLLGEEFTVTADEADPHAILVRSAQVDVGLYPSLYAVARAGAGVNNINVAEATSRGICVFNTPGANANAVVDLVFPMIGVWKRNIYRGIRFCESLADLKPGQVGEVVEQRKAAFKGEEIGGKNLAVVGLGQIGTRLANGGIQRHMNVKGYDPSPAVENIHQLFPAVRLCGTLRDAIGDADIVSIHLPLNDRTRYLINAEFISKMKKGSILVNYSREQIVDEEAVIEALDQNRLEAYLTDFPTSRNVGHEKVLTTPHLGASTSESEENCAKMAAKELRAYLKYGNVVHSVNFPNIESIPTDDIHTRLIVINRDVPGMIAFVSNVFGNHQINITSYLNRSNGTVGYNIIDVEGDIPAQLVIEVEKNEDVIRTRLIHFKTAD, via the coding sequence ATGAGGATAAAGAAACTGAATGTCATCGCTCCTGAGGGACTGCGTTTGCTCGGGGAGGAATTTACCGTAACCGCCGACGAGGCAGATCCCCATGCCATTCTGGTGCGGAGTGCGCAGGTTGATGTTGGCCTGTATCCTTCGCTCTATGCCGTGGCGAGGGCTGGTGCGGGGGTAAATAACATCAACGTTGCGGAGGCTACCAGCAGAGGTATTTGTGTATTCAATACTCCGGGTGCCAATGCCAATGCTGTGGTGGATCTGGTATTTCCGATGATAGGCGTCTGGAAGCGCAATATTTATCGGGGTATTCGCTTTTGTGAGTCTCTTGCCGATTTGAAACCAGGCCAGGTGGGTGAAGTGGTTGAGCAGCGTAAAGCCGCCTTCAAGGGAGAAGAGATCGGTGGCAAGAATCTGGCGGTTGTCGGCCTGGGGCAGATAGGTACCAGGCTGGCCAACGGCGGAATCCAGCGACACATGAACGTGAAAGGGTACGATCCATCGCCTGCAGTAGAAAATATCCATCAGCTTTTCCCTGCAGTGAGACTCTGCGGTACTTTAAGGGATGCCATTGGCGACGCAGATATCGTTTCGATTCACCTGCCCTTGAATGACAGGACCAGGTATCTTATAAATGCTGAATTTATAAGCAAAATGAAAAAAGGTTCTATCCTGGTCAACTATTCCAGGGAGCAGATCGTGGATGAAGAGGCGGTTATAGAGGCGCTTGATCAGAATCGGCTTGAAGCCTACCTCACAGACTTCCCTACCTCACGGAATGTGGGGCATGAGAAAGTGCTGACAACACCTCATCTCGGCGCCTCCACTTCAGAATCGGAAGAAAATTGTGCCAAAATGGCTGCTAAAGAGCTGAGAGCTTACTTGAAATACGGTAACGTGGTGCACAGTGTAAATTTTCCTAATATAGAATCCATACCCACCGATGATATCCACACCCGCCTGATAGTGATCAATCGCGATGTGCCGGGGATGATCGCCTTCGTTTCAAATGTCTTTGGCAATCACCAGATAAACATTACCAGTTATCTGAACCGGTCCAATGGGACTGTTGGCTATAATATTATTGATGTGGAAGGGGATATTCCAGCACAGCTTGTCATAGAAGTCGAGAAAAATGAAGATGTTATAAGAACCAGGTTGATTCACTTCAAAACAGCTGACTGA
- the fabL gene encoding enoyl-[acyl-carrier-protein] reductase FabL: MINVQGKVALITGGSRGIGRAVALRLAENGADVVVNYVRHKGDAEQTAKLVEKAGARCHVVKANVAKEEDLARMFAEIEHIFGRLDILVSNAASGVLKPALELTARHWDWAMDINARALLFLVQHGMHLMRPGSRVMAISSLGAVRGIENYTTVGASKAALEALVRHLAVELGPKGILVNTISAGAVDTDALKHFPNREEILRKSVEATPLGRLTTPGDVADIALFLSSDLASMVHGQVIIVDGGYAVHG; the protein is encoded by the coding sequence ATGATAAATGTACAAGGAAAGGTGGCCCTGATTACCGGTGGTTCCCGTGGTATTGGTCGGGCTGTTGCTCTGCGTCTGGCCGAGAACGGGGCCGATGTAGTTGTCAATTACGTGCGTCATAAAGGCGATGCCGAACAGACTGCGAAACTGGTAGAGAAGGCTGGGGCCAGGTGCCATGTGGTGAAGGCGAATGTGGCTAAAGAAGAGGATCTTGCCAGAATGTTCGCTGAGATTGAACATATCTTCGGGCGTCTTGATATTCTGGTAAGTAATGCTGCCTCCGGTGTCCTGAAGCCGGCATTGGAGTTGACTGCACGGCACTGGGACTGGGCAATGGACATTAATGCCCGTGCTCTTTTGTTTCTGGTGCAGCATGGCATGCACCTGATGAGGCCAGGAAGCAGGGTAATGGCTATTTCAAGCCTGGGCGCGGTCAGGGGTATCGAAAATTATACCACTGTGGGAGCTTCAAAGGCAGCTCTGGAGGCACTGGTGAGGCATCTTGCCGTGGAGCTGGGACCTAAAGGTATTCTAGTGAATACCATCAGTGCGGGCGCTGTTGACACCGATGCCTTGAAACATTTTCCCAACCGGGAAGAAATTCTCAGGAAATCTGTTGAAGCTACTCCTCTTGGCCGACTGACAACCCCCGGTGACGTAGCTGATATCGCCTTGTTCCTATCCAGCGATCTTGCCTCCATGGTGCATGGGCAGGTAATAATTGTCGATGGAGGCTATGCTGTTCATGGCTGA
- a CDS encoding DnaB-like helicase C-terminal domain-containing protein: protein MSNPDDPVSRFYFDQLRQHDGHWQDRGIYLADCPFCGTGNGSPPAKLVVTLNPSSFFHGYFRCLARCIPGGFSQYFGTLTGLSPETVPGYDPDAESAKKLLEFPMGNSNEEMISCRDRLREEPLDFFQQLGVSREVLAENQVGFNGRYITYPYIQADGNCYSIRCVHPERDDDFFWQGEEHFSSDPYRIFNFTDIARCTDGALFLVEGEQELLVLKQMGYPGIAVPHHQAFDAITPELLHQVKTVFVLIRNSAEGMSAAREMASRIGFKVRILRWPSKSARNFGICDLARQEGKGVRQVFGQMIRNSTAFSPFASPEREYLQFIQRLKDKGGAAYEGLRTGFPLFDSALDGVHGINIIGGAPKVGKSAFAIQLASQMAQAGVPVLYYDFENGRQQVYQRILSRLSRLEVKRLTSTNLDPDEHEAYQSALARLRRMLDNFRVINDRKVKPELMRRHVDFLRHETRKDYVVVVIDSLHKLPFKDLSERRTGIDAWLRELESIRDEMQVSFLVISELSRGAEKAYSEMPHLGVFKGSGDIEYSADNAMVLFNETSGGSNRSCVLHIVASREYSPGAVARYRLDYPYWGFVEEPLPESI from the coding sequence ATGAGCAACCCTGACGATCCTGTCTCCAGGTTTTACTTTGACCAGTTACGGCAACATGATGGCCATTGGCAGGATCGTGGCATTTATCTCGCCGACTGCCCATTTTGTGGAACCGGCAACGGTTCTCCACCGGCAAAGCTTGTGGTCACGCTGAACCCTTCCAGTTTCTTTCACGGTTATTTCAGATGTTTAGCGCGATGTATTCCTGGTGGCTTCAGCCAATACTTTGGTACATTGACCGGGCTTTCGCCCGAGACTGTTCCCGGTTACGATCCAGACGCGGAGAGCGCGAAAAAATTGCTTGAATTCCCCATGGGGAACTCCAATGAGGAGATGATCTCCTGCCGGGACCGGTTGCGGGAAGAGCCACTGGATTTTTTCCAGCAACTTGGGGTCAGCCGCGAGGTGCTGGCCGAAAATCAAGTGGGGTTTAACGGTCGTTACATTACCTATCCATACATTCAGGCAGATGGGAATTGCTACTCTATTCGCTGTGTTCACCCGGAAAGGGATGATGATTTTTTCTGGCAGGGGGAAGAACATTTCAGCAGCGATCCGTATCGAATCTTTAATTTCACCGATATTGCCCGCTGTACGGATGGAGCCTTGTTTCTGGTGGAAGGTGAGCAGGAGTTGTTGGTGTTGAAACAGATGGGCTACCCCGGTATCGCTGTGCCACATCATCAGGCCTTTGACGCAATCACCCCTGAGTTACTGCACCAGGTGAAAACGGTTTTCGTGCTGATCAGAAACAGTGCAGAAGGAATGAGCGCAGCCCGTGAGATGGCCTCGCGTATAGGTTTCAAGGTGCGTATTCTGCGCTGGCCGTCGAAGTCGGCCAGGAACTTTGGCATATGCGATTTGGCTCGCCAGGAGGGTAAAGGGGTGCGGCAGGTTTTCGGTCAAATGATCCGCAACTCCACTGCTTTTTCTCCGTTTGCCTCACCTGAACGGGAATATTTGCAATTTATTCAGAGGCTGAAAGACAAGGGTGGCGCAGCTTATGAAGGGCTGCGAACAGGTTTCCCGCTATTTGATTCTGCACTGGATGGTGTTCATGGCATCAATATTATTGGTGGCGCTCCCAAGGTAGGTAAGTCGGCTTTCGCTATTCAGCTTGCAAGCCAGATGGCCCAGGCAGGTGTGCCTGTGCTCTATTACGATTTTGAGAATGGTCGCCAGCAGGTATATCAACGTATCCTGAGCCGCCTGAGCAGGCTGGAAGTGAAGCGTCTTACCAGTACCAACCTTGACCCGGATGAGCATGAAGCATATCAGTCAGCTCTGGCCAGGCTCAGACGTATGCTCGATAATTTCAGGGTTATCAATGACCGGAAAGTTAAGCCGGAACTGATGCGCAGACATGTCGACTTTTTGCGGCACGAGACCCGTAAAGATTATGTGGTCGTAGTGATAGACAGTTTGCATAAGCTGCCATTCAAGGATTTGAGTGAGCGCAGAACAGGTATTGACGCCTGGTTGCGTGAGCTTGAGTCGATCCGCGATGAAATGCAGGTGTCTTTCCTGGTGATCTCAGAGCTGTCCCGGGGTGCGGAGAAAGCCTATTCGGAGATGCCACATCTCGGGGTATTCAAGGGTTCCGGCGATATCGAATACAGCGCAGATAATGCCATGGTCCTTTTTAATGAGACCTCTGGTGGCAGCAACCGGTCCTGTGTGTTGCATATCGTTGCCTCAAGAGAATATAGCCCTGGGGCTGTTGCCCGGTACAGGCTTGATTACCCTTATTGGGGTTTTGTTGAAGAGCCCCTGCCGGAAAGCATTTAA
- a CDS encoding cyclic nucleotide-binding domain-containing protein, translating into MTEAATQQEYVSTLKTLNNTIVTIRTFPANAPQVTNAVERGYKTLKHHLRNRGDFSLALVGDDLLLCGELLSEGTIRSISNLLVYRQLELLGSRKCTIQPGLDRNNFNKLLEVFSGKVDQIKQEGGGLGFVRKLGVEEYFFKDEKDVEADQSVSPEAEVVEGGVAVMRQVPKELVDVLLGRESRKIIVDELISMLTVPEKGGQVFIASLSGILEGLRQNKVFANSAALNQILGNYEKLAGAEQRQDFMRTAANMALQEFELPVLALLMSQEFQVESGRIFSEFLLQHISYEQFAGVIRELRKKSSRLRLTEKGDSRQLQFLNGAVKMLLATPKGKQNLGKEKAQSILDAGEKARKAQRVQAGLRALVQGNIDVLDSEEFIDHLPFVLQKMIADGMETEVRDVLNKLSSYFAGVGVEDQISLIRSLVQIGENLIAEGHWEQFELIAEPLLIWLRDSDTADGIYERACVCLQAFMGRSWQDGKNRNGDRVLSMLYRIRSGKLNKHDKIREMVGRVQGRKIDRELLAHLLTECLENPKDEVVSRRLILQGPVASRFLVERMMQAESAQNRFKIIDLLTYGEQFLPDIIIEYLAEPMPWYGKRNLLKLLGETGRKEHLDAAYPYLQHEDMRVQREAFNCLYKISDDERKNVLLKGLGDAGEAMKLQIMKALAPMSDHEVVKGLEQVLADYQYFSEEFRDTLLISACRVLARCPKAESERVLQEFIEQRGNRQAKKIGSAVWDAAREAVNHLEDSQRAAAVRMKVKPGQFRAGGRRQPEGAKGEEPRLVTGLDEERQLYELLDKGKKAPARELLIRLIGNMARQRRFPQAEKLRELLIQADPLALKDIMRAAELIEDEKQTSVGGLQQDAWLELTDSLSTEEYSTLYHALERKRYGNEEVIIQQGDEQGALYFINSGGAKLHYRQKNREVLLKLMRPGEILGAHVFFDASAWTFSASALGQTDVAVLQLEQLKHLRENFPALERKLKHFCEQFESTGEFFELSDRERREHLRKPLEPTGVTMALLNEDERSIGVELRGELIDLSRGGLSLLMRITRKDNARLMLGRSIQLFLPYGEGGEKTITFHGQIVAVREKNVMQMEYSIHTHFFKGLTEAQIEQITRLAALRKIPDTISGS; encoded by the coding sequence ATGACTGAGGCAGCCACTCAGCAAGAGTATGTTTCCACGCTGAAAACACTCAATAACACCATCGTAACAATTCGCACTTTTCCTGCGAATGCGCCCCAGGTTACCAATGCTGTAGAGCGCGGTTATAAAACGCTAAAGCACCATTTGCGAAATAGGGGAGACTTTTCACTGGCTCTGGTCGGTGATGATTTGCTGCTCTGTGGTGAATTGCTTTCTGAGGGAACGATCCGTTCCATATCCAATCTCCTTGTCTATAGACAACTCGAGCTTTTGGGCAGCCGGAAATGCACCATACAGCCGGGGCTGGATCGAAACAACTTTAATAAGCTACTTGAAGTTTTCAGTGGCAAGGTCGACCAGATTAAGCAGGAGGGTGGTGGTCTCGGTTTTGTCAGAAAGCTTGGAGTTGAGGAATATTTCTTCAAAGATGAGAAGGATGTCGAGGCAGACCAGTCTGTTTCGCCGGAGGCTGAAGTTGTTGAAGGGGGTGTCGCGGTTATGCGTCAGGTCCCAAAAGAGCTGGTCGATGTTCTTCTCGGGCGTGAATCCCGCAAAATTATAGTCGATGAATTGATCTCGATGCTGACTGTGCCGGAAAAGGGAGGGCAGGTTTTTATAGCCTCTCTTAGTGGCATACTGGAGGGGTTGAGACAAAATAAGGTCTTTGCCAATTCCGCGGCTCTCAACCAGATTCTTGGCAACTACGAAAAGCTTGCTGGTGCCGAACAGCGGCAGGATTTCATGCGGACGGCTGCAAATATGGCACTTCAGGAGTTTGAATTGCCGGTGCTTGCGCTGCTGATGAGCCAGGAATTTCAGGTGGAAAGTGGTCGAATTTTCAGTGAGTTCCTGCTGCAGCACATTTCATATGAACAGTTTGCAGGTGTTATTCGTGAATTGAGGAAAAAAAGCTCCCGTTTGCGACTCACAGAAAAGGGTGATTCGCGGCAGCTTCAGTTTTTGAACGGCGCAGTGAAAATGCTGCTGGCTACCCCCAAAGGCAAACAGAACCTGGGCAAAGAGAAAGCTCAGAGTATTCTTGATGCCGGTGAAAAGGCACGAAAAGCCCAGCGGGTCCAGGCAGGACTGCGGGCACTGGTGCAGGGTAATATCGACGTCCTGGACAGCGAAGAGTTTATTGACCACTTGCCGTTTGTGCTACAGAAGATGATAGCTGACGGCATGGAGACCGAGGTCAGGGATGTACTGAACAAGCTGTCGAGCTATTTTGCCGGTGTCGGTGTTGAAGATCAGATCAGCCTTATCAGGAGCCTGGTGCAGATCGGTGAAAACCTTATTGCTGAAGGACACTGGGAGCAGTTCGAATTGATTGCCGAACCTCTTCTGATCTGGTTGAGGGATTCAGACACAGCGGATGGTATTTATGAGAGAGCGTGTGTCTGTCTGCAGGCATTTATGGGTCGGTCCTGGCAGGATGGGAAGAACCGTAATGGTGACAGAGTGTTGTCCATGCTCTATCGTATTCGTTCGGGCAAGCTCAATAAACATGACAAGATTCGTGAAATGGTCGGCAGGGTTCAGGGCCGGAAAATCGACAGGGAGCTACTCGCTCACCTATTGACCGAATGTCTTGAGAATCCCAAAGATGAGGTTGTATCACGTCGGCTTATATTGCAGGGCCCTGTTGCATCACGCTTTCTGGTTGAGCGCATGATGCAGGCCGAAAGCGCTCAAAACAGATTTAAAATCATAGATCTGCTTACCTATGGTGAACAATTTCTGCCCGATATAATTATTGAATACCTGGCAGAACCAATGCCCTGGTATGGCAAGCGCAACTTGCTGAAGTTGTTGGGGGAGACAGGAAGAAAAGAGCACCTTGACGCAGCCTATCCATATCTGCAGCACGAGGATATGCGTGTTCAGCGAGAGGCATTCAACTGCCTGTACAAGATTAGCGATGATGAACGCAAAAATGTCCTGCTGAAGGGTCTGGGCGACGCCGGTGAGGCAATGAAGCTTCAGATCATGAAGGCGCTTGCTCCCATGAGTGATCATGAGGTGGTAAAAGGATTGGAGCAGGTTCTCGCGGATTATCAATACTTCAGTGAAGAATTCCGCGATACCCTGCTTATAAGTGCGTGTCGCGTGCTCGCCCGCTGCCCTAAGGCTGAATCGGAGAGAGTGTTGCAGGAGTTTATCGAACAGCGCGGCAATCGTCAGGCCAAAAAAATAGGCAGTGCGGTATGGGACGCTGCCAGGGAGGCGGTAAACCACCTGGAAGATTCCCAGCGAGCCGCAGCGGTACGCATGAAGGTAAAACCCGGTCAGTTCCGGGCGGGAGGCAGACGACAACCTGAAGGCGCTAAGGGTGAAGAGCCACGGTTGGTAACAGGGCTTGATGAAGAACGGCAGCTTTACGAGCTACTGGATAAAGGTAAAAAAGCTCCAGCCAGAGAGTTGTTGATACGCCTGATTGGTAATATGGCCAGGCAGAGACGATTCCCTCAGGCAGAAAAGCTGCGTGAATTGCTCATTCAGGCTGATCCGCTTGCCTTGAAGGATATCATGAGGGCAGCGGAACTTATTGAGGATGAGAAACAAACTTCGGTTGGCGGGCTGCAACAGGATGCCTGGCTGGAGTTAACTGATTCCCTCAGTACTGAAGAGTACAGCACTCTGTATCATGCTCTTGAGAGAAAACGTTATGGCAATGAAGAAGTCATTATCCAGCAGGGAGATGAGCAGGGTGCGCTCTATTTTATCAACTCCGGTGGTGCGAAGCTCCATTACCGTCAAAAGAATAGAGAGGTGCTGCTCAAGCTGATGCGACCGGGTGAAATTCTTGGAGCCCATGTCTTTTTCGACGCGTCTGCGTGGACCTTCTCCGCATCAGCACTTGGCCAGACTGACGTTGCTGTGCTGCAGCTTGAACAGCTCAAGCACTTGAGAGAAAATTTTCCGGCACTTGAAAGAAAACTCAAGCATTTTTGTGAACAGTTTGAGAGTACAGGGGAATTTTTTGAACTCAGCGATAGAGAAAGGCGGGAGCATTTACGGAAACCACTGGAGCCGACAGGGGTAACGATGGCCCTGCTCAACGAGGATGAGCGCAGCATTGGTGTCGAGTTAAGGGGAGAACTCATTGATCTTTCCCGTGGTGGTCTTTCTCTGTTGATGCGTATTACCAGAAAAGATAATGCCCGGCTTATGCTGGGTCGTTCCATACAGCTGTTTCTCCCTTATGGGGAAGGCGGCGAGAAGACTATTACCTTCCACGGTCAGATTGTGGCGGTGCGTGAGAAAAACGTGATGCAGATGGAGTACTCCATTCATACCCATTTTTTCAAAGGTCTCACTGAAGCGCAGATCGAGCAAATTACACGATTGGCTGCGCTCAGGAAAATTCCTGACACAATATCAGGGAGCTGA